One part of the Candidatus Kouleothrix ribensis genome encodes these proteins:
- a CDS encoding phosphomannomutase/phosphoglucomutase gives MKVNPGIFKAYDIRGIYPTDLNEDAAYAIGRAFVTFLKIDRVLVGRDMRTSGPQIFDAVTRGIMDQGADVVNIGMVSTDQYYFACAQTQLPGMMVTASHNPKEYSGFKMVRQMPYLLSGDEGIQDLRQIVENDAFAPAAGKGRMSTLDLSEQFIEAVLGLIDIEALRAHPVKVVADTGNGMVGPILKRVYARLPVELVGLYLDPDGTLPNHGLDPLQPENRAELEARVLSEGAAAGFAFDGDGDRFFTIDDRGQFVAGDYMTALLGRYLLEKRPGSKIVYDVRASWAVPDLIKAAGGTPLIERVGHAFIKRRMAAERVLFGGEVSGHYYFQDFYYADSGLIPALLIMEMLAKTGKPMSELLAPLEAKYFISGEINSKVADVPAKMAELAQRYGDGKIERLDGISVSYDTWHFNVRGSNTEPLLRLNLESVASPAEMQQKRDEVLGIIRG, from the coding sequence ATGAAGGTCAACCCCGGTATTTTCAAGGCCTACGATATCCGCGGTATCTACCCGACCGACCTGAACGAAGATGCTGCATACGCGATCGGGCGCGCGTTCGTGACCTTCTTGAAGATCGATCGGGTGCTGGTCGGGCGCGACATGCGCACCTCGGGCCCACAGATCTTCGACGCAGTGACCCGCGGCATTATGGACCAGGGCGCCGATGTGGTGAACATCGGCATGGTCAGCACCGACCAGTACTACTTCGCGTGCGCACAGACGCAGCTGCCAGGCATGATGGTAACAGCCTCGCACAATCCCAAGGAGTACAGCGGCTTCAAAATGGTACGCCAGATGCCCTACCTGCTCAGCGGCGACGAGGGCATCCAGGATCTGCGCCAGATCGTCGAAAACGACGCCTTCGCACCCGCCGCCGGCAAAGGCCGCATGAGCACGCTCGATCTATCCGAGCAGTTCATCGAGGCGGTGCTGGGCTTGATCGATATCGAGGCACTGCGCGCGCACCCGGTGAAGGTCGTCGCCGATACCGGCAACGGCATGGTTGGCCCGATCCTCAAGCGCGTCTACGCGCGCCTGCCGGTCGAGCTGGTCGGGCTGTATCTCGATCCCGACGGCACGCTGCCGAACCATGGCCTCGACCCGCTGCAACCCGAGAATCGCGCCGAGCTCGAGGCACGCGTGCTCAGCGAGGGCGCGGCAGCCGGCTTCGCATTCGACGGCGATGGCGACCGCTTCTTCACGATCGACGACCGCGGCCAGTTCGTAGCCGGCGACTACATGACCGCACTGCTCGGCCGGTACCTGCTCGAGAAGCGGCCCGGCAGCAAGATCGTCTACGACGTGCGCGCCTCGTGGGCCGTGCCCGATCTGATCAAGGCCGCCGGCGGCACCCCGCTGATCGAGCGCGTCGGGCATGCGTTCATCAAGCGCCGCATGGCCGCCGAGCGCGTGCTGTTCGGTGGCGAGGTGTCGGGCCACTACTACTTCCAGGATTTCTACTACGCCGACTCGGGGCTCATCCCCGCGCTGCTGATCATGGAGATGCTCGCCAAGACCGGCAAGCCCATGTCCGAGCTGCTTGCGCCGCTCGAGGCCAAGTACTTCATATCGGGCGAGATCAACAGCAAGGTGGCCGATGTGCCGGCCAAGATGGCCGAGCTGGCCCAGCGCTACGGCGATGGCAAGATCGAGCGGCTCGACGGGATCTCGGTGAGCTACGACACCTGGCACTTCAATGTGCGCGGATCGAACACCGAGCCGCTGCTGCGCCTGAACCTCGAGTCGGTGGCGAGCCCGGCCGAGATGCAGCAGAAGCGCGACGAGGTGCTGGGGATTATTCGCGGGTAG
- a CDS encoding protein kinase yields MAEVQQILCPICHKPNLRRANFCQHCGRDTILNNPGPSYYITRVIKEGGQGAVYETIGDDGKVYAVKEMLDRFTDPKEEAEAIERFEEEAQLLKRLSHPRIPRIYASFKDEQRQYLAMDFVRGKDMEDVIRERGALPEAEVLAWADQLCDVLNYLHNHKPEPIIFRDMKPSNVMVEPDGGLKLIDFGIAKVFQRAQRGTQIGTPGYAPPEQYQGMATPVSDIYALAATLHHMLTGRDPRDEPPFSYPPVYGLNPKISKRTSDAIQKALQMKPEDRFQSVAEFRAALRPMPAGQPQVRVAPPTQALPPQPQVAAPPVAAARPAVPAQPATPPPVSVPRPAPAPPALAPVAARPTRRRGWLGFVLVALLLLSMAVGIGVFAFPAQLGALVDQVVPGLISAPTATPTPTRVYVPKGNFTMSNQEIIVPAGQDVREAYLKVFLELARQDPQFGPEAIINQNAPPAFVGQPEKVGDEQGGTRYRASMQGLVFAPQ; encoded by the coding sequence ATGGCCGAGGTTCAGCAGATCCTCTGCCCGATCTGTCATAAGCCGAATCTGCGCAGGGCAAATTTCTGCCAGCACTGCGGGCGTGACACGATTCTCAACAACCCTGGGCCAAGCTATTACATTACCCGCGTGATTAAAGAGGGCGGCCAGGGCGCGGTGTACGAGACGATCGGCGACGACGGCAAGGTGTATGCGGTCAAAGAGATGCTCGACCGCTTCACCGACCCGAAGGAGGAGGCCGAGGCGATCGAGCGCTTTGAGGAGGAGGCGCAGCTGCTCAAGCGGCTGTCGCATCCGCGCATCCCACGGATCTATGCCAGCTTTAAAGACGAGCAGCGCCAGTATTTGGCGATGGATTTCGTGCGTGGCAAAGACATGGAGGATGTGATCCGCGAGCGCGGCGCGCTGCCCGAGGCCGAGGTGCTGGCGTGGGCCGATCAGCTCTGCGATGTGCTGAACTACCTGCACAACCATAAGCCCGAGCCGATCATCTTCCGCGACATGAAGCCGTCGAATGTGATGGTCGAGCCCGATGGCGGGCTGAAGCTGATCGACTTCGGCATCGCCAAGGTGTTTCAGCGCGCTCAGCGCGGTACGCAGATCGGCACGCCCGGCTACGCGCCGCCCGAGCAGTACCAGGGCATGGCCACGCCGGTGTCCGATATCTATGCGCTGGCCGCCACGCTGCATCATATGCTGACCGGCCGCGACCCGCGCGACGAGCCGCCGTTCTCGTACCCGCCGGTGTATGGCCTGAACCCGAAGATCTCCAAGCGCACATCAGACGCGATCCAGAAGGCGCTACAGATGAAGCCGGAGGATCGCTTCCAGTCGGTGGCCGAGTTTCGGGCCGCGCTGCGGCCTATGCCGGCCGGCCAGCCGCAGGTGCGCGTGGCGCCGCCGACTCAGGCGCTGCCGCCGCAGCCGCAGGTGGCCGCCCCGCCAGTGGCGGCGGCACGCCCGGCCGTGCCAGCACAGCCCGCCACACCCCCGCCGGTGTCGGTGCCGCGCCCGGCCCCAGCGCCGCCGGCCCTAGCGCCGGTGGCCGCCCGGCCCACGCGGCGCCGTGGCTGGCTCGGCTTCGTGCTGGTGGCGCTGCTACTGCTGAGCATGGCTGTAGGCATTGGCGTGTTCGCGTTCCCAGCCCAGCTTGGCGCGCTGGTAGACCAGGTTGTGCCGGGGTTGATCAGCGCACCGACGGCCACGCCGACGCCCACCAGGGTGTATGTGCCGAAGGGCAACTTCACAATGAGCAACCAGGAAATTATTGTGCCGGCCGGCCAGGACGTGCGCGAGGCCTACTTGAAGGTGTTTCTCGAGCTGGCGCGGCAGGATCCGCAGTTTGGCCCCGAGGCGATCATCAACCAGAATGCGCCGCCCGCGTTCGTGGGCCAGCCCGAGAAGGTTGGCGATGAGCAGGGCGGCACGCGCTACCGTGCCTCGATGCAGGGGCTGGTGTTTGCCCCGCAGTAG
- a CDS encoding dienelactone hydrolase family protein: MQLYLGEEMIDDYHTGELTRRQMLRRVLRICGSAAAAAVLLAACGEGQPAAPAPTTGATPPTPLPASTALPATAQPAATVQPSAPAATAQPQPGAAPLSVPATDPAVTGSDVTFQGDAAISGYLAQPAAEGSYPGVIVIHENRGLTDHIRDVARRLAKAGYVALAPDLASRAGGTASVGADQITGFFANATPEELVSDLNAAVVYLGQQKSVRAGSYGVVGFCFGGAYTLRLAAANPAITAAVCYYGVTPQPASQLSTTNAAILGQYGGNDARVNSTIPALEAALQSGGKIFKKQIYEGANHAFNNDTGQNYNETAAVAAWAETLSWFEQYLKG, encoded by the coding sequence ATGCAACTGTACCTGGGCGAGGAGATGATCGACGATTATCACACCGGCGAGCTGACGCGCCGCCAGATGCTGCGGCGCGTGCTCCGCATCTGCGGGAGCGCCGCCGCCGCTGCGGTGTTGCTTGCAGCCTGCGGCGAAGGGCAGCCAGCCGCGCCTGCGCCAACCACCGGCGCCACCCCACCCACTCCGCTACCCGCCAGCACAGCCTTGCCGGCCACTGCCCAACCCGCCGCCACGGTTCAGCCCAGCGCACCGGCCGCCACGGCCCAGCCCCAACCCGGCGCTGCCCCGTTGTCGGTACCTGCCACCGACCCGGCAGTAACCGGCAGCGATGTGACCTTCCAGGGCGACGCGGCGATCAGCGGCTACCTGGCCCAGCCGGCGGCCGAGGGCAGCTACCCCGGCGTAATCGTCATCCACGAGAACCGCGGCCTGACCGACCACATCCGCGATGTTGCGCGGCGCCTGGCCAAGGCCGGCTACGTGGCGCTCGCGCCCGATCTGGCCTCGCGCGCGGGTGGCACCGCCAGCGTCGGCGCCGACCAGATCACCGGCTTCTTCGCCAATGCTACGCCCGAAGAGCTGGTGAGCGACCTCAACGCCGCCGTGGTATACCTTGGCCAGCAAAAAAGCGTGCGGGCCGGCTCGTATGGCGTGGTTGGGTTCTGCTTTGGTGGCGCCTACACCCTGCGCCTGGCCGCAGCCAACCCGGCGATCACTGCGGCCGTCTGCTACTATGGCGTCACACCCCAGCCGGCCAGCCAGCTCAGCACCACCAACGCGGCGATCCTCGGCCAGTACGGCGGCAACGATGCGCGCGTGAACAGCACCATCCCGGCGCTTGAGGCGGCGCTCCAGAGCGGCGGCAAGATCTTCAAAAAGCAGATCTACGAGGGTGCCAACCACGCGTTCAACAACGACACCGGCCAGAACTATAATGAGACAGCTGCCGTGGCCGCGTGGGCCGAGACACTCAGCTGGTTCGAGCAGTACCTGAAGGGCTAG
- a CDS encoding DUF4349 domain-containing protein, with translation MLIHRRISPGLLLAALLAALLAGCGGLSPAAAPAAAPTAAPAAAEPTAAPAAAAPTPVAAATAIPAAGGVASEAAPTIVPGGVASDPSRKIIKDATLIVEVPSVDVALSRVNGLAAQAGGYILETRTDYLQENQKQAFVKLAVPVDQFEATLQRMREGVNRVISEQASGVDATQEFVDVQSQLANLEATQARIRQFLDRATTTEEALQVNAQLTEIEGQISQLKGRLQYLSQRAAYSTITAQLQEPPPPTPTFSPTPTLTPTATPEPLWNPSKTANQASTTLMTIMQAIGTLLIWLAIVVLPLALPLLLLVLIIRLLRRRTPRAGSAGGDRPGEQP, from the coding sequence ATGCTCATCCATCGCAGGATCTCGCCTGGACTACTGCTGGCCGCACTGCTGGCCGCACTGCTGGCCGGCTGTGGCGGGCTTAGCCCGGCCGCCGCGCCGGCCGCCGCACCCACCGCCGCGCCGGCTGCCGCTGAACCCACGGCCGCGCCGGCTGCCGCCGCACCCACCCCCGTCGCCGCAGCCACCGCCATACCGGCCGCCGGTGGCGTGGCAAGTGAAGCCGCGCCAACTATCGTGCCTGGCGGTGTGGCCAGCGACCCCAGCCGCAAGATCATCAAAGATGCCACACTGATTGTCGAGGTGCCGAGCGTCGACGTGGCACTGAGCCGCGTCAACGGGCTAGCGGCGCAGGCAGGCGGCTACATCCTCGAGACGCGCACCGACTACCTACAGGAGAATCAGAAGCAGGCGTTTGTCAAGCTGGCCGTGCCGGTTGATCAGTTCGAGGCGACGCTGCAGCGGATGCGCGAGGGCGTGAACCGGGTGATCAGCGAGCAAGCCAGCGGCGTGGACGCGACCCAGGAATTTGTCGATGTGCAGAGCCAGCTGGCCAACCTCGAGGCCACCCAAGCGCGCATCCGCCAATTTCTTGATCGTGCCACGACTACTGAGGAAGCGTTGCAGGTGAACGCGCAGCTGACCGAGATCGAAGGGCAGATCAGCCAGCTCAAAGGCCGGCTACAATACCTATCGCAGCGCGCGGCCTACTCAACGATCACTGCGCAGCTCCAAGAGCCGCCGCCGCCCACGCCGACGTTCTCGCCCACGCCCACACTTACGCCAACTGCAACACCCGAGCCGCTGTGGAACCCCAGCAAGACGGCCAACCAGGCCTCGACCACGCTGATGACAATCATGCAGGCGATCGGCACCCTGCTGATCTGGCTGGCGATTGTGGTGCTGCCGCTGGCGCTGCCATTACTGCTGCTGGTGTTGATCATACGGCTGCTGCGGCGCCGCACACCGCGCGCCGGCTCGGCCGGTGGCGATCGGCCCGGCGAGCAGCCCTAG
- a CDS encoding alpha/beta fold hydrolase, with translation MRADHRRRRVAARLALILLAGLLAVYLGISALAANLLTVPQRALSAQTPAAYGVAYQDVRFPARTDGISIAGWYLPSAGSRKAVVLVHGWNSSRTNEFQGRFPAFAAALQQRGLAVLMIDLRGHGASGDAHFSFGLTERRDLEGAVDWLKGQGFQPGSIGVLGVSMGAAAGIGAAADDTDIGALVEDCSFAEIYPLIEREWANQTPLPAVFLPSTVLMGRIMFGYTIWDARPIDQIGMIAPRPILIIHGGADTFTPPEHGRQLHAAAPDAEYWEVPGAGHAHSYAADPAAYVDRVASFFERSLK, from the coding sequence ATGCGCGCCGATCACCGTAGGCGCCGCGTGGCGGCACGCCTTGCGTTGATACTGCTGGCTGGCTTGCTGGCAGTGTACCTGGGCATCTCGGCCTTGGCGGCGAATCTGCTGACTGTGCCGCAGCGCGCGCTCAGCGCGCAGACCCCGGCGGCTTATGGGGTGGCGTACCAGGATGTGCGCTTCCCGGCGCGAACCGACGGCATATCGATCGCGGGGTGGTACCTGCCCAGCGCCGGCAGCCGCAAGGCCGTGGTACTGGTGCATGGATGGAATAGTAGTCGTACGAATGAGTTTCAAGGGCGCTTTCCCGCATTCGCCGCTGCGCTACAGCAACGCGGGTTGGCGGTGCTGATGATCGATCTGCGCGGGCACGGCGCCAGCGGCGACGCGCACTTCAGCTTTGGGCTGACCGAGCGGCGCGACCTGGAGGGCGCGGTCGATTGGCTGAAGGGCCAGGGCTTCCAGCCCGGCAGCATCGGCGTGCTGGGCGTATCGATGGGCGCGGCGGCCGGCATTGGCGCGGCCGCCGACGACACCGACATTGGCGCGCTGGTGGAAGATTGCAGCTTTGCCGAGATCTACCCGCTGATCGAGCGCGAGTGGGCCAACCAGACGCCGCTGCCGGCCGTGTTCCTGCCATCGACAGTGCTGATGGGCCGGATCATGTTCGGCTACACGATCTGGGATGCGCGGCCGATCGATCAGATCGGCATGATCGCACCACGGCCGATCCTGATCATCCATGGAGGCGCCGACACATTTACCCCGCCCGAGCACGGCCGGCAGCTGCATGCTGCCGCACCCGACGCCGAGTATTGGGAGGTGCCGGGCGCTGGCCACGCGCATTCGTACGCTGCCGACCCAGCGGCGTATGTTGATCGCGTGGCAAGCTTCTTCGAGCGCAGCCTGAAATGA
- the radC gene encoding DNA repair protein RadC, with amino-acid sequence MATQKSKIGFAQKSELLAILLRVGVEGTNVLQLAQQLLTERGGWPGLLRADYHDLCARHGIGQAKAAALKAALEIGRRLLLSEQAERYQIKSPTDAAQLLMLEMGHLDQEHLRTVLLDTKNRVQAVATIYIGSLNSSVVRVGEVFKSALKHNSAALIVAHNHPSGDPTPSPEDVLVTREIVSAGKLLDIEVLDHLVIGQGRFVSMREKGLGFAP; translated from the coding sequence ATAGCAACACAGAAGAGTAAAATCGGTTTTGCACAAAAATCCGAATTGCTGGCGATCTTGCTGCGGGTTGGCGTCGAGGGCACGAATGTGCTCCAGCTGGCACAGCAACTGCTAACCGAGCGCGGTGGCTGGCCGGGGCTGCTGCGGGCCGACTACCACGACCTGTGTGCGCGCCACGGCATCGGCCAGGCCAAGGCGGCTGCGCTGAAGGCTGCGCTCGAGATCGGCCGCCGGCTGCTGCTGAGCGAGCAGGCCGAGCGCTACCAGATCAAGAGCCCGACCGACGCCGCGCAGCTGTTGATGCTCGAGATGGGCCACCTCGATCAAGAGCACCTGCGCACGGTGCTGCTCGACACGAAAAACCGGGTTCAGGCCGTTGCAACCATATACATCGGCTCGCTGAACAGCTCGGTGGTGCGCGTGGGCGAAGTATTCAAGTCGGCGCTCAAACACAACAGCGCCGCACTGATCGTGGCGCACAACCACCCCTCGGGCGACCCAACCCCCAGCCCGGAGGATGTGCTGGTAACGCGCGAGATCGTCTCGGCCGGCAAGCTGCTCGATATCGAAGTGCTTGATCACCTAGTGATTGGGCAGGGCCGGTTTGTGAGCATGCGCGAGAAGGGCCTGGGCTTCGCACCCTAG
- a CDS encoding ParA family protein, producing MVISIASQKGGTGKTTTSLSLAAGLARRGQRVLLIDIDSQANSSKVLLPHYPELRKEQTLYQTILESKPLIIHPTTVERLAIVPAHILLSDTDMALTTALDHREARLKRQLDEVKAHYEYVIIDCPPALSWLTINAFTASDGIIVVIAPGYFELDSVVQISKSIEEVQDLFNPALELLGFLFTMSDSTVNSKTSLKLLRQAYPDRVLTTIIPRNTDVRDAHFSKQDIFAFNPQSRAADAYNRLIDEIFYEQKEA from the coding sequence ATGGTCATTTCAATCGCTTCCCAAAAAGGAGGCACAGGTAAAACCACCACCAGTCTTTCACTTGCAGCCGGGCTGGCCCGCCGAGGCCAACGGGTTCTCCTCATCGATATCGACAGCCAGGCCAATTCTTCCAAAGTTCTCCTCCCACACTATCCCGAACTGCGCAAAGAGCAGACGCTCTACCAGACCATCTTGGAGAGCAAGCCGCTGATCATTCATCCGACCACAGTGGAGCGGTTAGCAATTGTACCGGCGCATATCCTGCTCTCTGATACTGATATGGCGCTCACAACGGCGCTTGACCACCGTGAAGCCCGCCTCAAGCGCCAGCTTGATGAAGTCAAAGCGCACTATGAGTATGTGATTATCGACTGCCCGCCGGCGCTCTCTTGGTTGACTATCAATGCCTTCACCGCTTCCGACGGGATTATCGTGGTGATTGCGCCAGGATACTTTGAGCTAGACTCCGTGGTACAGATTTCAAAAAGCATTGAAGAAGTCCAGGACTTATTCAATCCCGCCTTGGAGCTACTTGGTTTCTTGTTCACCATGAGCGATTCAACCGTCAACAGCAAGACCTCACTCAAACTCTTGCGCCAGGCCTACCCCGACCGCGTGTTGACCACGATTATTCCCCGTAACACAGACGTGCGAGACGCCCATTTTTCCAAACAAGATATCTTTGCGTTCAATCCGCAATCCCGCGCAGCAGATGCATATAACCGTTTGATTGATGAGATATTCTATGAACAAAAAGAAGCTTGA
- a CDS encoding AbrB/MazE/SpoVT family DNA-binding domain-containing protein: MMIGSTSLTRKGQITIPVKIRELLRLRQGDRIDFTMADNQVILQRSASVTTQTAGALSAHGSVNLQAEQLRENVEEAIADEALERAKGKHG, from the coding sequence ATGATGATTGGTAGTACATCTTTAACCAGAAAAGGACAAATCACCATACCGGTTAAAATCCGTGAACTTCTACGGCTTCGCCAAGGCGACCGCATCGATTTTACTATGGCCGACAATCAAGTGATTTTGCAGCGCAGCGCGAGTGTAACTACTCAGACGGCCGGTGCGCTTAGCGCGCATGGCAGCGTGAACCTTCAGGCAGAGCAATTACGCGAGAATGTGGAGGAGGCAATTGCCGACGAAGCGTTAGAGCGTGCGAAAGGCAAGCATGGCTAA
- a CDS encoding PIN domain-containing protein, with protein MANANAALPFLDTNILLRHLTGDNPEHSPRATALFSSIEAGQLKVHINDVVIFETVYTLERIYHQEKRAIRDALALILSLPGIILPKKQRLVAVLDLYAAKNLPFADAYFALAMRDLKTDTIISFDHHFDRIEGIARREP; from the coding sequence ATGGCTAATGCGAATGCTGCATTGCCTTTTTTAGATACAAATATCCTCCTGCGACACCTCACAGGAGATAACCCAGAACACTCACCACGCGCAACAGCATTATTTTCATCCATTGAAGCAGGACAGCTGAAGGTACACATTAACGATGTGGTAATTTTTGAAACCGTCTATACCTTAGAACGGATTTATCACCAAGAAAAACGAGCGATACGCGATGCACTCGCGCTTATTCTGTCTCTACCTGGCATCATACTGCCGAAAAAGCAGCGGCTGGTAGCAGTTCTGGACTTGTACGCTGCTAAAAACCTGCCGTTCGCCGACGCCTACTTTGCTCTTGCCATGCGCGATTTGAAAACAGATACGATTATCAGCTTTGACCACCATTTTGATCGGATTGAAGGTATCGCCCGTCGGGAACCATAG
- a CDS encoding helix-turn-helix domain-containing protein: protein MFPTAPKTTVSNYHTEYHRPRLEKYYVQVPQVLLREFADLSDGAKLTYQVLLSFDYVETSSDEHKGIVYPSIDTLMALRRKGKSTIYSHLAELEEHGLIKVLIGEGIWLYNPQEGQNPSHPERAARTNHSAQERPSQSSYEDDERRKERTSPRLTFQKSGRLLKEEEENQETKHYQYSEVGDRSLVVDKLLKLGFEQHLAGQFVRRYGAAHVDEQITNLCRALQHGVFIRSFARWLYRAIERDYVFVEEGRPRSFATPRVRRSIGQEKTLPNGDVVYELVEYSPAG, encoded by the coding sequence ATGTTCCCTACTGCCCCAAAAACAACTGTATCAAACTACCACACAGAATATCACCGGCCACGTCTTGAAAAGTATTATGTTCAAGTTCCGCAGGTACTTCTTCGCGAATTCGCAGATTTGTCTGATGGCGCGAAGCTCACGTACCAAGTCCTCTTATCGTTTGACTATGTAGAAACGTCGAGTGACGAGCACAAGGGGATTGTCTATCCATCGATTGACACACTCATGGCGCTGCGCCGCAAAGGTAAAAGCACCATTTACAGCCACCTGGCCGAGTTGGAGGAGCATGGACTTATCAAGGTGCTGATCGGTGAAGGCATCTGGCTCTATAATCCGCAGGAAGGGCAGAACCCATCTCACCCCGAAAGAGCCGCCAGAACGAACCACAGCGCCCAGGAGCGCCCTTCTCAGAGCAGTTACGAAGATGACGAGCGCAGAAAAGAACGGACTTCTCCCAGGCTCACTTTCCAGAAATCTGGACGACTATTAAAGGAAGAAGAAGAGAACCAAGAAACAAAACATTACCAATACTCCGAGGTGGGGGACAGAAGCCTTGTTGTGGATAAATTGCTAAAGCTTGGGTTTGAACAGCATCTTGCGGGACAGTTTGTCCGGCGGTACGGCGCAGCGCACGTTGACGAGCAGATAACGAACCTTTGCCGAGCGCTTCAGCACGGTGTGTTTATCCGCAGCTTCGCCCGCTGGCTTTACCGGGCGATTGAACGTGATTACGTCTTTGTCGAGGAGGGGAGGCCCAGATCCTTTGCTACCCCGAGAGTACGCCGAAGTATCGGGCAGGAGAAAACGCTCCCCAATGGCGATGTTGTCTACGAGCTTGTTGAGTATTCACCGGCAGGGTAA
- a CDS encoding ubiquitin-like domain-containing protein — MSKESGAAAPELGIETIKPREPVIRQLTEVYRRFNDYHIQLFSAEAPAFDSRIRASLFVKQLYAIIRFEIGALEVDEQSMIETTADTVKQMFDDEVKGDDEISPPLELGYVIGEAQRQHALVARQIEIQRESGIGEFVRGAHADEIGLETYNTIIGLVGQVLDTQNVYDVSPTSK, encoded by the coding sequence ATGTCAAAGGAAAGCGGTGCTGCTGCACCAGAATTAGGGATAGAGACAATAAAACCGCGAGAACCGGTAATCCGGCAGCTCACGGAGGTATACAGAAGGTTCAATGATTACCATATACAACTTTTTTCTGCTGAAGCTCCGGCATTCGATTCTCGAATACGGGCAAGTCTCTTCGTAAAACAACTCTATGCTATCATTCGATTTGAGATTGGTGCATTAGAAGTTGATGAGCAATCGATGATTGAAACTACGGCTGATACAGTTAAACAAATGTTTGATGATGAAGTAAAAGGCGATGATGAAATTTCCCCACCACTTGAGCTAGGGTATGTTATTGGTGAGGCACAACGACAACACGCGCTCGTCGCACGGCAAATTGAGATACAACGAGAAAGCGGTATCGGAGAGTTTGTGCGAGGAGCGCACGCTGATGAAATTGGACTTGAAACGTATAACACAATTATTGGGCTTGTTGGGCAGGTGCTTGATACTCAAAACGTCTACGACGTTAGCCCCACAAGCAAATAA
- a CDS encoding transposase — protein MAGEACAEQSSIQATLNACTATNVQQLTAALTIIYRQHSRGYRHAYARQYQLLDVDLSGMPCGSKAALATKGYFANQRNRRGRQLGRVLASRYGEIVTDQLFAGTVGLTKALIPLVNAAEQVLELDEAKRQRTILRIDSGGGSIDDINWALARGYHILTKDYSRQRARKLGVSVTEWIDDPQIAGRQVGWVATPAPEYVRPVGRIAVRWKQKNGQWEYAVIITTLLAADVIAETNQPQAQVLDHQAVLLAYVQCYDMRGGGVETSFKDDKQGIGLTKRSKKRFAAQQMLTLLGSLAHNVIVWARQWLSDHEPKLRRYGLKRMVRDIFHISGFLVHNARGRIVEVVLNQRAPRVRNLARSLDVRLRPQHIAINWGQI, from the coding sequence TTGGCCGGGGAGGCCTGTGCCGAGCAATCGAGCATTCAGGCGACATTGAACGCCTGCACCGCGACCAACGTGCAGCAGTTGACGGCGGCACTGACCATCATCTATCGCCAGCACAGCCGGGGCTATCGGCATGCCTACGCCCGCCAGTACCAATTGCTGGATGTCGATCTGAGCGGCATGCCCTGTGGCTCGAAAGCCGCGCTGGCCACCAAAGGCTATTTCGCCAACCAGCGCAACCGCCGCGGGCGCCAGCTCGGGCGCGTGCTGGCCAGTCGCTATGGTGAGATTGTGACCGATCAACTCTTTGCGGGCACGGTCGGGCTGACCAAAGCGCTGATCCCCCTGGTCAACGCGGCCGAGCAAGTGCTGGAGCTGGACGAGGCCAAACGCCAGCGCACCATCCTGCGCATCGACTCGGGCGGCGGCAGTATCGACGACATCAACTGGGCGTTGGCGCGCGGCTATCACATCCTCACCAAAGATTACTCGCGCCAGCGGGCGCGCAAGCTGGGCGTGAGCGTGACGGAATGGATCGATGACCCGCAGATCGCAGGACGCCAGGTCGGGTGGGTGGCGACGCCCGCGCCCGAATACGTGCGTCCGGTCGGGCGGATCGCCGTCCGCTGGAAGCAGAAGAACGGGCAGTGGGAGTATGCGGTGATCATCACGACCCTGCTGGCGGCTGATGTGATTGCCGAAACGAACCAGCCCCAGGCGCAGGTCTTGGACCATCAGGCGGTACTGCTGGCGTATGTGCAGTGCTACGACATGCGTGGTGGTGGGGTCGAGACGAGCTTCAAGGACGACAAGCAGGGCATCGGCCTGACGAAACGGAGCAAGAAGCGGTTCGCCGCGCAACAGATGCTCACGCTGCTGGGCAGCCTGGCCCATAACGTGATCGTCTGGGCGCGCCAGTGGCTGAGCGATCACGAGCCCAAGCTGCGCCGCTATGGCCTCAAACGGATGGTGCGCGATATCTTCCATATCAGCGGCTTTCTCGTCCACAATGCCCGTGGGCGGATTGTGGAAGTGGTGCTGAACCAACGCGCCCCACGCGTCCGCAATCTCGCCCGTAGCTTGGATGTGCGCCTACGGCCCCAGCACATCGCCATCAATTGGGGCCAAATCTAG